Proteins encoded by one window of Bradyrhizobium sp. B097:
- a CDS encoding STN domain-containing protein, producing the protein MTAVGSYGARAGAASGAGAPGASATSRYLFGICAALLIGSICAVAAQQRDTVTASAAIEFNIPAQQLASALQAYGERTGVQVLYESNSATGRKSTSVEGSLTPEDALNVLLTGTDLKVQYIRPDAITLASRAVRADHPPASPLATADLSLGTLQVRATSDGNDTGALRDYSESLQLDIQKVLQKNIGSRGGSYQLVVDLWIDPSRTIQRTQLLRSTGDQNRDAVVTAALQGLTVSRTTPANASQPVRIAIRVKSFQ; encoded by the coding sequence ATGACGGCAGTTGGATCATATGGTGCACGCGCGGGCGCTGCGAGCGGCGCTGGCGCTCCGGGAGCCTCCGCAACGTCGCGGTATCTGTTCGGGATTTGTGCTGCGCTGCTGATCGGCAGCATCTGCGCGGTTGCCGCGCAGCAGCGCGACACCGTCACGGCATCCGCAGCGATCGAATTCAACATCCCGGCCCAGCAGCTTGCGAGCGCGCTGCAGGCTTATGGCGAACGAACCGGCGTTCAGGTGCTCTATGAGAGCAATTCTGCGACGGGACGGAAGTCGACATCGGTCGAAGGCAGCCTCACGCCCGAGGATGCATTGAATGTGCTGCTGACGGGAACCGATCTGAAGGTCCAGTACATTCGTCCGGATGCCATCACGCTTGCTTCGCGCGCCGTGCGCGCCGATCATCCGCCGGCGAGCCCGCTTGCGACCGCGGATCTGTCGCTCGGGACGCTGCAGGTGCGGGCGACCAGTGATGGCAACGATACCGGCGCGCTGCGCGACTACAGCGAAAGCCTGCAGCTCGACATTCAAAAAGTGTTGCAGAAGAATATCGGGTCTCGCGGCGGCAGCTATCAGCTCGTTGTCGATCTGTGGATCGATCCCTCGCGCACGATCCAGCGAACCCAGCTGTTGCGATCGACCGGCGATCAGAACCGTGATGCCGTCGTGACCGCGGCGCTGCAAGGATTGACCGTCAGCCGAACGACGCCCGCGAATGCGTCGCAGCCGGTGCGGATCGCGATCCGGGTGAAATCGTTCCAATGA
- a CDS encoding energy transducer TonB: MIDNDTSGADGVRGLRPMTLLFHPEDPSAWTSGEVLRLLLVPAIAALLFVGGIYWIRLQPPAGPASREQSSIVQVRLLPSPSPAPIPVAPVSQPQTATVASRTDVSPENSEPPLDNLTASPAREPMPAEPVVPSLRPTPSPADAPPNSAAVKFQQALLRHVARYQRYPNAARLGRLHGAVETLFSMQRDGTLLEVWVKTSSGQAVLDKAAVEAIRRAQPLPSIPSALPDRLNIQITLVFDPA, encoded by the coding sequence ATGATTGACAACGACACCAGCGGAGCGGATGGCGTGCGCGGCTTGAGGCCGATGACGCTGCTGTTTCATCCCGAGGATCCGAGCGCGTGGACCTCGGGCGAGGTGCTGCGTTTGCTCCTGGTGCCGGCTATCGCGGCCCTGTTGTTCGTCGGGGGAATTTACTGGATCCGGTTGCAGCCGCCGGCTGGACCGGCAAGCCGGGAGCAGAGCTCGATCGTCCAGGTTCGGTTGCTGCCGAGCCCATCGCCTGCGCCGATTCCGGTTGCACCGGTGTCGCAGCCGCAAACCGCGACCGTCGCCAGCCGGACCGACGTGTCACCGGAGAACTCCGAACCGCCGCTCGACAATCTGACCGCATCCCCGGCGCGGGAGCCGATGCCGGCGGAGCCGGTCGTGCCGAGCTTGCGTCCGACGCCGTCACCCGCCGATGCGCCGCCCAACAGTGCCGCCGTGAAATTTCAGCAGGCGCTGCTTCGTCACGTGGCACGCTACCAGCGCTATCCGAACGCGGCGCGGCTTGGCCGGTTGCATGGTGCGGTCGAGACGCTGTTTTCGATGCAGCGGGACGGCACCCTGCTCGAGGTCTGGGTCAAGACCAGTTCCGGACAGGCCGTGCTCGACAAGGCTGCGGTCGAGGCGATCCGGCGGGCGCAGCCGCTGCCGTCGATCCCGTCGGCGCTGCCCGACCGGCTCAATATTCAGATCACTTTGGTCTTCGACCCGGCCTGA
- a CDS encoding ShlB/FhaC/HecB family hemolysin secretion/activation protein, which produces MVGSVAAIVPARAAKEAAKDAAAATAAAPADKQPAQANAPAQKPSAPLQRFDIGDFAVQGADRLPQVEIEEAIYPFLGPGKTSDDVEKARAALEKAYHDKGFQTVSVAVPQQNVTGGVVTLKVTELKVGRLRVKNSRYFDLDRIKDSAPSLKEGTVPNFGDVTKDIVSLNQWPDRRVTPALRAGVAPGTVDVDLNVEDKAPFHASLEANNRQSPSTTASRVSATVHYDNLWQLGHSLSFTYQVAPERPSDAEVFSGSYMARIPNADWLNLLFYSVKSNSNVATIGGTNVVGPGTIIGERAVITLPTREGLFHTLSVGMDYKHFDQTVKLGTDGFSSPVTYYPVVATYGATFQEEKFTTQFNAGVTYNIRTLSSPWDEFDAKRFKASPSFTHLNLDVSHTQELPEGFQLYGKVQGQIADGPLVSSEQFSLGGLDTVRGYLESEVLGDNGAVANFELRTPNVGSMLQGELKSETGDGKPRFITFNDWRFFTFFDAGYASIQQPLPDQQSSFVAWSYGIGTRFKSFDYFNGMVAFSVPGVTQQYTHANSPRVNFRIWGEF; this is translated from the coding sequence GTGGTTGGCTCTGTAGCAGCTATCGTTCCGGCGCGAGCGGCGAAGGAAGCAGCGAAAGATGCGGCTGCGGCTACGGCCGCAGCGCCGGCGGACAAGCAGCCGGCGCAGGCGAATGCACCGGCGCAAAAGCCGTCGGCGCCGCTGCAGCGCTTCGACATCGGCGACTTCGCCGTACAGGGTGCCGATAGATTGCCGCAGGTCGAGATCGAGGAGGCGATTTATCCGTTCCTCGGTCCGGGCAAGACCTCTGATGACGTCGAGAAGGCGCGGGCCGCGCTGGAGAAGGCGTATCACGACAAGGGCTTCCAGACCGTCAGCGTCGCGGTCCCGCAGCAGAACGTGACGGGCGGTGTGGTCACCCTCAAGGTGACTGAGCTGAAGGTCGGGCGGCTGCGGGTGAAGAATTCGCGTTATTTCGATCTCGACCGGATCAAGGACAGCGCGCCTTCGCTGAAGGAGGGCACCGTTCCCAATTTCGGTGACGTCACCAAGGACATCGTGTCGCTCAACCAGTGGCCGGATCGCCGTGTGACACCGGCGCTGCGTGCCGGCGTCGCGCCGGGCACCGTCGACGTCGATCTCAATGTCGAGGACAAGGCGCCGTTCCACGCCAGCCTCGAAGCCAACAACCGGCAATCGCCGTCCACCACGGCGAGCCGCGTCTCCGCCACCGTGCATTACGACAATCTGTGGCAGCTCGGCCATTCCCTGAGTTTCACCTATCAGGTCGCGCCGGAACGCCCGAGCGATGCCGAGGTGTTCTCCGGCTCGTATATGGCGCGGATACCGAACGCCGATTGGCTTAATTTGCTGTTCTACAGCGTCAAGTCGAACAGCAATGTCGCGACGATCGGCGGCACCAATGTGGTCGGCCCCGGCACGATCATCGGCGAGCGCGCCGTGATCACGCTGCCGACGCGCGAGGGCCTGTTCCACACGCTGTCGGTCGGCATGGACTACAAGCATTTCGACCAGACCGTGAAGCTCGGCACCGACGGGTTCTCGTCACCTGTCACTTATTATCCCGTCGTCGCGACGTATGGGGCGACGTTCCAGGAAGAGAAGTTCACGACGCAGTTCAACGCCGGCGTCACCTACAACATCCGGACGCTGAGCAGCCCGTGGGACGAGTTCGACGCGAAGCGCTTCAAGGCTTCGCCGAGCTTCACCCACCTCAACCTCGACGTCTCGCATACCCAGGAGCTGCCGGAAGGCTTCCAGCTCTACGGCAAGGTGCAGGGCCAGATCGCCGACGGCCCGCTGGTCTCGAGCGAGCAGTTCAGCCTCGGCGGTCTCGATACCGTTCGCGGCTATCTCGAGTCCGAGGTGCTCGGCGACAACGGCGCGGTCGCCAATTTCGAGCTGCGCACGCCCAATGTCGGCAGCATGCTGCAGGGCGAGCTCAAGAGCGAAACCGGTGACGGCAAGCCGCGCTTCATCACCTTCAACGATTGGCGCTTCTTCACGTTCTTCGATGCCGGCTACGCGTCGATCCAGCAGCCGCTGCCTGATCAGCAATCGTCATTCGTCGCATGGAGCTACGGCATCGGCACGCGGTTCAAGAGCTTCGATTATTTCAACGGCATGGTCGCGTTCTCCGTGCCGGGGGTTACTCAGCAATACACGCACGCAAACAGTCCGCGCGTGAACTTCCGAATCTGGGGTGAATTCTGA
- a CDS encoding RNA polymerase sigma factor, with product MAEINRVRLRGQLADNYDGLVKKLTRRLGSSDFAYEALHETFLRLERVTDAVPIRSPADYIFRIAINIARDRQKAQNLRVSAAEIDSLLDVSDDGPSPARIVEARSDIDAFKRALAELPERPRDVLYSITIEGRTPSDVATRLGVSVRTVESDLKLALSHCADCLDYTLIRRLGGPRPRT from the coding sequence GTGGCTGAAATCAATCGAGTGCGGCTGCGGGGCCAGCTTGCAGATAACTACGACGGGCTGGTCAAGAAATTGACCCGCCGTCTGGGATCGTCGGACTTCGCGTACGAAGCCCTGCACGAGACGTTCCTGCGGCTGGAGCGGGTCACTGACGCCGTCCCGATCCGCAGCCCCGCCGACTATATCTTTCGCATCGCGATCAACATCGCCCGGGATCGCCAGAAGGCGCAGAATCTTCGCGTCAGCGCCGCCGAAATCGATTCATTGCTCGACGTCAGCGACGACGGACCGAGCCCGGCGCGAATCGTCGAGGCGCGCTCCGATATTGATGCCTTCAAGCGTGCGCTGGCCGAATTGCCGGAGCGGCCGCGCGATGTGCTTTATAGTATTACGATCGAGGGACGGACGCCGAGCGATGTGGCAACCCGCCTCGGCGTCAGCGTGCGAACGGTGGAAAGCGATTTGAAGTTGGCCCTGAGCCATTGTGCCGATTGCCTCGATTATACTCTGATCCGTCGTCTCGGCGGTCCTCGTCCCCGTACGTGA
- a CDS encoding biopolymer transporter ExbD — protein sequence MQIQADSKPYDDINITPMLDLAYVLLVIFIIMTTATVQGQKVNLPKASAAPGLATQTTKAITVANDGKIFLDTVPVTLAELEQRLIQQKALTPEFPVVLRGDAQAQYQSVMDVFDLLSRIGLSQVGLATKPLVK from the coding sequence ATGCAGATCCAGGCCGACTCCAAGCCCTATGACGACATCAACATCACGCCGATGCTCGACCTCGCCTACGTGCTGCTGGTGATCTTCATCATCATGACGACGGCGACCGTGCAGGGCCAGAAGGTCAATCTGCCGAAGGCCTCGGCGGCGCCGGGCCTTGCGACCCAGACTACCAAGGCGATCACGGTCGCCAATGACGGCAAGATCTTCCTCGACACTGTACCGGTGACCTTGGCCGAGCTCGAGCAGCGGCTGATCCAGCAGAAGGCGCTGACGCCGGAATTTCCGGTGGTGCTGCGCGGCGATGCGCAGGCGCAGTACCAGAGCGTGATGGATGTGTTCGATCTGCTCAGCCGTATCGGCCTGAGCCAGGTCGGGCTCGCCACCAAGCCGCTCGTGAAGTGA
- a CDS encoding DUF2341 domain-containing protein, protein MALTLERRTRRPALRRGIANVATALLFGLVALVASLAPANAWWNDEWSLRKKITVDVSASGANVTDPIGGVPVLVRLHVGNFRFSSAKDDGSDLRFVAGDDKTPLKHHIEKFDSLLGEGLVWVAVPNIAPGARTDIWLYYGNKKALATSDPKGTYDPDTLTVYHFNERGTPAIDSSVWANNAQSVGQPADGSLIGTGLRLDGRAPVTVPASPSLAAPDGAALTWSAWIKPAALQPNAALFSRRDGANALVVGVDNGSPFVEVTNAGSVQRSSAGAPVAAGSWHHVAVVAGNGQVTLYLDGVSYAALSASLPALNTVGLIGGDSSTSSASPIAPATAPSAATPSVPPDAPAADGGAAPAATPDTAATPAPAPVAAAMAGFVGDIDELQISKVARPAGLIKVMAIGQGPDQAKLMAFSVDEETASWLSGYFAVILKSVTLDGWVVIGILLIMAAVSWVVMFDRASYLSKQAKANAQFMKGFREIAADLTMLDRGDADDISTLGGRLTEADAKMMRSSSLYRIYHIGAAEIRHRFSNSQRAPVLSAVSIAAIRAALDSGVVKEMQRLNRLMVVLTIAISGGPFLGLLGTVVGVMITFAAIAASGDVNVNAIAPGIAAALVATVAGLGVAIPALFGYNYLISRIKDLTNDIQVFVDEFVTKMAEFYSADRPDPIEHRIAAE, encoded by the coding sequence ATGGCTCTTACTCTCGAGCGACGCACGCGCCGGCCGGCGCTGCGTCGAGGCATTGCGAACGTCGCGACGGCGTTGTTGTTCGGGCTCGTCGCCCTGGTGGCGTCGCTCGCGCCGGCCAATGCGTGGTGGAACGACGAATGGTCGCTGCGCAAGAAGATCACGGTCGACGTCAGCGCGTCGGGCGCCAACGTCACCGATCCGATCGGCGGGGTGCCGGTGCTGGTGCGGTTGCATGTCGGCAACTTCCGCTTCAGCTCGGCGAAGGACGACGGCAGCGATCTGCGGTTCGTCGCCGGTGACGACAAGACGCCGCTGAAGCATCACATCGAGAAGTTCGATTCGCTGCTTGGCGAAGGCCTGGTCTGGGTCGCAGTGCCGAACATTGCGCCCGGCGCGCGGACCGATATCTGGCTCTATTACGGCAACAAGAAAGCGCTCGCGACCAGCGATCCCAAGGGCACCTACGATCCGGATACCCTGACGGTCTATCACTTCAACGAGCGCGGCACGCCGGCGATCGATTCCTCGGTGTGGGCCAACAACGCCCAAAGCGTCGGCCAGCCGGCGGACGGTTCTCTGATCGGGACCGGCTTGCGGCTCGACGGCCGCGCGCCGGTAACCGTGCCGGCCTCGCCGTCGCTCGCGGCGCCGGATGGTGCTGCGCTGACCTGGTCGGCCTGGATCAAGCCGGCCGCCTTGCAGCCCAACGCCGCGCTGTTCAGCCGGCGTGACGGCGCCAACGCACTGGTCGTCGGTGTCGACAATGGCAGCCCGTTTGTCGAAGTCACCAATGCGGGCTCCGTGCAGCGCTCGAGCGCCGGAGCACCGGTGGCGGCCGGCAGCTGGCATCATGTCGCCGTCGTTGCCGGAAACGGTCAGGTCACGCTCTATCTCGACGGCGTATCCTACGCCGCGCTCAGCGCGAGTCTGCCCGCCCTCAATACCGTTGGCCTGATCGGAGGAGACTCGTCGACCTCCAGTGCGTCTCCGATCGCGCCTGCGACGGCCCCGTCCGCAGCAACACCGTCAGTGCCCCCTGATGCGCCGGCCGCGGACGGTGGCGCCGCGCCCGCGGCGACGCCGGATACGGCGGCAACGCCGGCACCGGCGCCTGTAGCCGCCGCGATGGCCGGCTTCGTCGGCGACATCGACGAGCTGCAGATCAGCAAGGTCGCGCGGCCCGCCGGACTCATCAAGGTGATGGCGATCGGACAGGGCCCCGACCAGGCCAAGCTGATGGCATTCAGCGTCGACGAGGAGACTGCAAGCTGGCTGTCCGGCTACTTCGCGGTGATCCTGAAGTCGGTGACGCTCGACGGCTGGGTGGTGATCGGCATTCTCCTGATCATGGCCGCGGTCAGCTGGGTGGTGATGTTCGACAGAGCCTCGTATCTCAGCAAGCAGGCCAAGGCGAATGCCCAGTTCATGAAGGGGTTCCGCGAGATCGCGGCCGATCTCACCATGCTGGATCGCGGTGACGCCGACGATATCTCGACGCTGGGCGGACGCCTCACCGAGGCCGACGCCAAGATGATGCGTTCGTCCTCGCTCTACCGCATCTACCACATCGGCGCCGCGGAAATCCGCCACCGCTTCAGCAACTCGCAGCGCGCGCCGGTGCTGTCGGCGGTCTCGATCGCGGCGATCCGCGCGGCGCTCGATAGCGGCGTCGTCAAGGAGATGCAGCGCCTCAACCGACTGATGGTGGTGCTGACCATCGCGATATCAGGCGGACCGTTCCTCGGCCTGCTCGGCACCGTGGTCGGCGTCATGATCACCTTCGCGGCGATCGCGGCGAGCGGCGATGTCAACGTCAACGCGATCGCGCCCGGCATCGCTGCGGCGCTGGTCGCAACCGTCGCCGGTCTCGGCGTCGCGATCCCGGCGCTGTTCGGTTACAACTACCTGATCTCCCGGATCAAGGACCTGACCAACGATATTCAGGTCTTCGTCGACGAGTTCGTGACCAAGATGGCGGAATTCTATTCCGCCGACCGGCCGGACCCGATCGAACACCGCATCGCTGCGGAGTAA
- a CDS encoding TetR/AcrR family transcriptional regulator, with protein sequence MDVLCARILERHRDSIRVQKPHLAVPNLTRIIGATLTLSNKHGFHATTLRQLAEASGLSMGGLYTYFDSKPTLLSMILGEVAETAAEVLTAPPASVKQDARKHLHWIIATHVRMSEAMQPWFVFSFMEAKSFPPAERQRAIEMEVMTEKIIADVLKQGVASGMFAIDQVTLTASLIKPLLQDWYVKRAKYRRRGTSIEAYINAVGAFVDAAVAGRTRPGRVATGSRTRSRPTAQP encoded by the coding sequence ATGGACGTGCTTTGCGCACGCATTCTCGAACGTCATCGGGATTCCATCCGGGTCCAGAAGCCGCATCTCGCGGTTCCGAACCTCACGCGCATCATCGGCGCGACGCTCACCCTGTCCAACAAGCACGGCTTTCACGCCACCACGCTGCGCCAGCTCGCGGAGGCCTCCGGCCTCAGCATGGGCGGCCTCTATACCTATTTCGACAGCAAGCCGACGCTGCTGTCGATGATCCTCGGCGAGGTCGCCGAAACGGCGGCGGAAGTCCTCACCGCACCGCCCGCCAGCGTGAAGCAGGATGCGCGCAAGCACCTGCACTGGATCATCGCCACCCATGTCCGCATGAGCGAGGCGATGCAGCCCTGGTTCGTGTTCTCCTTCATGGAAGCGAAGTCGTTTCCGCCCGCGGAGCGCCAGCGCGCCATCGAGATGGAGGTGATGACCGAAAAGATCATCGCCGACGTCCTCAAACAAGGCGTCGCCAGCGGGATGTTCGCAATCGACCAGGTCACGCTGACGGCCTCGCTGATCAAGCCGCTGCTGCAGGACTGGTACGTCAAGCGCGCGAAGTACCGCAGACGCGGCACCTCGATCGAGGCCTACATCAACGCCGTCGGCGCCTTCGTCGACGCCGCGGTCGCCGGCAGGACGCGGCCCGGCCGCGTCGCGACCGGCTCCCGCACGAGATCCAGGCCGACAGCGCAGCCATAG
- a CDS encoding ABC transporter permease, protein MKRLRFNQQEIVFAVFAVLFLAFSIFLRGFLTPENMLTLLQNVAVLGILGLAMALVVIGRGIDISLIAALAVPPGLVLQMVQNGHSLPASLLTAVLLTIAFGLVNGWLIAYAEVPSLFATLATGLLLAGLGQAALFQLDVVQWSDGMQGFERLGQGTILGIPTSIVMFAIACVVVAFLLRQTRWGAYIYAIGDNPYAARVTGIPSRPIIVLQYVVAALIGCFAGLVMAASVNSMPTRVFNSTLIYDVILVVVLGGIGLSGGRGGVLNVIIGTLLIGTMLNGMTIMDISYAGQNLVKGVVLLLAVITDSFLNPRNEETAQQGDI, encoded by the coding sequence ATGAAGCGATTGCGGTTCAATCAACAGGAGATCGTCTTCGCCGTATTCGCCGTGCTCTTCCTGGCGTTCTCGATTTTCCTGCGCGGCTTTCTGACGCCGGAGAACATGCTGACGCTGCTGCAGAACGTCGCGGTGCTCGGCATCCTCGGGCTTGCCATGGCGCTGGTCGTGATCGGTCGCGGCATCGACATCTCGCTGATCGCAGCCCTCGCGGTGCCTCCGGGGCTCGTGCTGCAGATGGTGCAGAACGGCCACTCGCTGCCGGCCTCGCTGCTGACGGCCGTGCTGCTCACGATCGCCTTCGGCCTGGTCAATGGCTGGCTGATCGCCTACGCCGAGGTCCCTTCGCTGTTTGCGACGCTGGCGACCGGCCTGCTGCTCGCCGGCCTCGGACAGGCCGCGCTGTTTCAGCTCGACGTCGTGCAGTGGAGCGACGGCATGCAGGGCTTCGAGCGGCTCGGACAAGGCACCATCCTCGGTATCCCGACCTCGATCGTGATGTTCGCGATCGCCTGCGTGGTGGTCGCCTTCCTGCTGCGGCAGACGCGCTGGGGCGCCTATATCTACGCGATCGGCGACAATCCCTATGCGGCCCGCGTCACCGGCATCCCCTCGCGGCCGATCATCGTGCTGCAATATGTCGTCGCGGCCCTGATCGGCTGCTTTGCAGGCCTGGTGATGGCGGCGTCGGTCAACTCGATGCCCACCCGGGTCTTCAATTCGACTTTGATCTACGACGTCATTCTCGTCGTCGTGCTCGGCGGCATCGGCCTGTCGGGCGGCCGCGGCGGCGTACTCAACGTCATCATCGGAACGCTGCTGATCGGCACCATGCTGAACGGCATGACCATCATGGACATCTCCTACGCCGGACAAAACCTCGTCAAGGGCGTCGTGCTGCTGCTCGCCGTCATCACCGATTCATTCCTGAATCCGCGCAACGAAGAAACGGCACAGCAGGGCGACATCTGA
- a CDS encoding FecR domain-containing protein: MTEPTRTSGPDPLLDEALDWVVRLKAGAPTRADVDALQRWRAQSPDHEDAFRAAARLLRSASAAAKELADEQAAAAPAVALPPRPSRFLTRRIVFGGAIAAAAGYVMIRPPLDMWPSIEELSADYRTGKGEQRKVMLAPDISVELNTQTSLALRPAPNETRVELISGEASVVARRSSSTPLVMLARDGRISALQADFNARCLDGVVSVTCLDGIVTVEQDGRSVQLRKAEQVTYSRAGLQASLPVDAKQVAAWQTGLLIFRDRPLASVVDEVNRYRAGKIIITNAELKRRLVNGTFQVDKLDNFVAQVEQLFGARITSLPGGVVLMS, encoded by the coding sequence GTGACCGAGCCGACCCGCACTTCCGGGCCCGATCCGTTGCTGGATGAGGCGCTTGACTGGGTTGTCCGGCTGAAAGCCGGCGCGCCGACACGCGCCGACGTCGACGCGTTGCAACGCTGGCGCGCGCAAAGTCCCGACCACGAGGATGCCTTCAGGGCAGCTGCCCGGCTGCTCCGCAGCGCGAGCGCCGCGGCAAAGGAACTCGCCGATGAGCAGGCCGCCGCGGCCCCCGCGGTGGCGTTGCCGCCCCGGCCATCACGCTTCTTGACGCGGCGCATCGTGTTCGGCGGTGCGATCGCAGCCGCAGCCGGCTATGTGATGATCCGCCCGCCACTCGACATGTGGCCGTCGATCGAGGAGCTCTCGGCCGACTACCGGACCGGGAAGGGCGAACAGCGCAAGGTGATGCTGGCGCCCGACATTTCGGTTGAATTGAACACCCAGACCAGCCTGGCGCTGCGGCCCGCGCCGAACGAGACGCGGGTCGAGTTGATTTCGGGCGAGGCCTCGGTGGTCGCCCGCAGGTCGTCGTCGACGCCGCTGGTGATGCTGGCGCGCGACGGCCGCATCAGCGCGCTGCAGGCCGATTTCAACGCGCGCTGCCTCGATGGCGTGGTTTCGGTGACGTGCCTCGACGGTATCGTCACCGTCGAGCAGGACGGCCGTTCCGTGCAGCTTCGCAAGGCAGAACAGGTCACCTATTCGCGCGCGGGCCTGCAGGCATCGCTTCCGGTCGACGCCAAGCAGGTCGCGGCCTGGCAGACCGGATTGTTGATCTTCCGCGACCGGCCGCTGGCGAGCGTCGTCGACGAAGTGAACCGGTACCGCGCTGGAAAAATCATCATTACCAATGCGGAACTGAAACGCCGGCTCGTCAACGGCACATTCCAGGTCGACAAGCTCGACAATTTCGTCGCCCAGGTCGAGCAACTGTTCGGCGCGCGGATCACATCGCTGCCTGGCGGTGTGGTGCTGATGAGCTGA
- a CDS encoding TonB C-terminal domain-containing protein: MNAPMRDQNARAAPSADDHDVAVAPATAAAPPTAARNTAARKGERSALLRYGAVVAVVALFLGGIVYFFLGHDDLPPPRQVRDLTIVNVTLPPPPPPPPPQPQPEQKMIEQPKMAEPEFKEEKPVDKPKDEPAKDAKNDEPPGPLSLDAKPTGPGDLFNLGGKPGGNPYGGGGGGGSRWGWYTTIITSQVEAAIRANPKTRNMATQIQVRLWVDGSGHVTRVVLTPSSGNPEIDAALRNEVIGSLTLREPPPKDMPMPVVTRVTARRPS; the protein is encoded by the coding sequence ATGAACGCGCCGATGCGGGACCAGAACGCGCGCGCCGCGCCGTCAGCCGACGATCACGATGTCGCCGTCGCGCCCGCAACAGCCGCGGCGCCGCCGACCGCTGCCCGCAACACGGCCGCCCGGAAGGGCGAGCGCAGCGCGCTGCTGCGCTACGGCGCGGTGGTGGCGGTGGTCGCGCTGTTCCTTGGCGGTATCGTCTACTTCTTTCTCGGTCACGACGATCTGCCGCCGCCGCGTCAGGTGCGCGATCTCACCATCGTCAATGTGACGCTGCCACCGCCACCTCCGCCTCCGCCGCCACAGCCGCAGCCCGAGCAGAAGATGATCGAGCAGCCCAAGATGGCGGAGCCCGAGTTCAAGGAAGAGAAGCCGGTCGACAAGCCGAAGGACGAGCCGGCCAAGGACGCCAAGAACGACGAGCCGCCCGGTCCGCTGTCGCTCGATGCCAAGCCGACGGGACCCGGCGATCTGTTCAATCTCGGCGGCAAGCCCGGCGGCAACCCGTATGGCGGAGGCGGCGGCGGTGGCAGCCGCTGGGGTTGGTACACCACGATCATCACCTCGCAGGTCGAGGCGGCGATCCGCGCCAATCCGAAGACCCGCAACATGGCGACGCAAATCCAGGTGCGGCTGTGGGTGGATGGCTCCGGCCACGTCACCCGCGTCGTCCTGACGCCGTCCTCCGGCAATCCGGAGATCGATGCGGCGCTTCGCAACGAGGTGATCGGCAGCCTGACGCTGCGCGAGCCGCCGCCCAAGGACATGCCGATGCCGGTGGTCACGCGCGTCACCGCGCGACGGCCGAGCTGA